A genome region from Hymenobacter tibetensis includes the following:
- a CDS encoding branched-chain amino acid aminotransferase, producing the protein MLDTLTIRTQRTMASRLQQLDPERLEFGKTFSDHMFVVDYRDGEWQDAQIVPYGDISVSPANSALHYGQAIFEGMKAYKNADGNIALFRPYDNLRRLNASAERMCMPLVPEELFMQGLSQLIRLDSDWVPDGPGSALYIRPFMFATDGFIGVRPSNDYRLIIFTCPVGLYYNKPLRVRFEERYVRSAEGGAGYAKNAGNYGAAMYPTKLAQQEGYNQLIWTDASEHRYVEESGTMNAIFVIDGKVITPALSTSILDGVTRRSVLQLARDWDMVVEERKVSAVELMEALAAGKLEEAFGVGTAATIAPIAVIGYQGQNYELPAPGTDSFSARATAALHAIRIGQAPDSHNWMVAV; encoded by the coding sequence CTCACCATCCGGACGCAGCGCACCATGGCATCACGCCTGCAACAGCTGGACCCCGAACGCCTTGAGTTCGGCAAAACCTTTTCCGACCACATGTTCGTGGTGGACTACCGCGACGGGGAGTGGCAGGACGCGCAGATAGTGCCCTACGGCGACATAAGCGTAAGCCCAGCAAATTCGGCCCTGCACTATGGCCAGGCCATTTTCGAGGGCATGAAAGCATACAAAAATGCGGATGGCAACATTGCCCTCTTTCGTCCTTATGACAACCTGCGCCGCCTAAATGCTTCGGCGGAGCGCATGTGCATGCCGCTAGTGCCTGAAGAGCTGTTCATGCAAGGTCTCAGCCAGCTCATCCGGCTTGATAGCGACTGGGTGCCTGATGGCCCCGGAAGCGCCCTGTACATCCGGCCGTTCATGTTTGCTACCGATGGCTTTATCGGCGTGCGCCCCTCCAACGACTACCGCCTCATCATCTTCACGTGCCCGGTAGGACTCTATTACAACAAGCCGCTTCGGGTACGTTTTGAGGAACGCTATGTACGCTCCGCAGAAGGCGGCGCAGGCTACGCCAAGAACGCCGGCAACTACGGAGCTGCCATGTATCCGACCAAGCTTGCTCAGCAAGAAGGCTACAACCAACTTATCTGGACCGATGCTTCCGAGCACCGCTACGTTGAAGAGTCGGGCACCATGAATGCCATTTTTGTGATTGATGGCAAAGTCATCACTCCTGCGCTCAGCACGTCTATTCTTGATGGTGTTACTCGCCGCAGTGTGCTCCAGTTAGCCCGCGACTGGGACATGGTGGTGGAAGAACGTAAAGTGTCAGCAGTAGAGCTTATGGAGGCCTTGGCAGCTGGTAAGCTAGAAGAAGCCTTTGGTGTAGGCACTGCGGCTACCATTGCTCCTATTGCTGTTATTGGCTATCAAGGACAAAACTATGAACTTCCGGCACCGGGTACCGATAGTTTCTCTGCTCGGGCAACGGCTGCACTACACGCTATCCGCATCGGCCAGGCCCCTGACTCTCACAACTGGAT